The following are from one region of the Rhizobacter sp. AJA081-3 genome:
- a CDS encoding heavy metal-binding domain-containing protein: MILTTTPSVEGKKITSYFGLVAGEAILGANLFKDLFAGIRDLVGGRSATYERELQRARDIALKELSERAQELGANAVVGVDLDYEVLGQGNGMLMVSASGTAVFVE, encoded by the coding sequence ATGATCCTCACGACAACGCCGAGCGTCGAAGGCAAGAAGATCACGAGCTACTTCGGCCTCGTAGCCGGCGAAGCGATTCTGGGCGCGAACTTGTTCAAAGATTTGTTTGCCGGAATCCGGGATCTTGTTGGCGGGCGTTCCGCCACGTACGAGCGAGAACTTCAACGCGCACGAGACATCGCACTGAAGGAACTCTCGGAACGAGCGCAGGAACTTGGAGCCAATGCTGTCGTAGGTGTCGACTTGGACTACGAAGTCCTTGGCCAGGGGAACGGCATGCTCATGGTCTCAGCAAGTGGCACTGCAGTCTTTGTCGAGTGA